ACTTGCAGTTGCCGTTAACGACTTGAGCAAAGAATATTTCAACGAGTACTTGCCTTACTCAACGGTGTATTTGGAGGTCGAGAAGATGATGAAGTCTCATGGAAtttcaatttgaaaaaaaaaatcatttacttttttttttgtttttcttgtaTCCGCTTTTCCTTAAAAGGGAGAAATAAGTAACTCGAGAGAACAcggtatgtttttttttgtatCTTGATTTAAAGATTAACTAAATCGTATGGGCCAATGCTGTTAAAACCAGACCAGGCTCCAGGCCCCTTGCTTGTTTGGTTTTAAGTTTAAACCGCTACTTCTTGGACATGCCGGTTTTTGGCAAGTGGTAGTTGAATTGGTGACCCGGTTGGACCGGTTGAATATTTATCTTTATCCTCATGATTTTACTATCCCTTTAATAGAACTATAGTTACAATGGCATATAAGATACGGTTAAGGATGTTTATGGTGATATGATGAACGACGAGTTGAAACCTAGTGTGGTTTTCGTAGTTGGGAAAAACGTGAGTGAATTTTGTTAAGAAACATGGTTGCTATTAGGTGAACCAGTTCGACGATCGTAAGAGGAGAAGAAACATGGTCGTGGTTTTCTTCTCCTCGATAACAGTTCCCAAACCTATGGTTGGGATAAAAGCATGTGGGTCAGGACATGTAAAGCTTTAAGTGATCTATCCATTTGGGTCAATTCTCTATACCACCTTTGTCATGCTGAGGTGGCAACAGCAAAAGAAAAGATATAGATAGTAGATGTTGTAATTTTGAACCATTTACTTGTAAACGAGTCGAGGTGGGTTTTGTTTAACCTTAAAAGGGCTAACCGAGAAAGTTACGTAAAAGAAGACATGTTCGAATTAATGGAACAACAGAAAGTCGCTCACAATTCATTAATATATACAACCAACCATAATAGCACATTAACTAGTTATACAAAAATCGACGAAAAGAGGTATTTGTTGGTCACCCTTTTCAAAACACTAAAATCCTCATTTCCACCCGTAAGGCCGTTACACAACATGTTCCATCTTGTCACTACATTAAATCAAACACGTTGTGTTTCAACTAATCTCACACCTGTCTCGAGTATTTGAAGTTTACTCGTCATGTTCAGGTTCGTTTGCAATCGCTATCTAAGACGTGGAAAGGGTTAAACCAAAAGAGACTTCCATTGAAAACTATACACCTCTTGAAAATGCAATCATCATTAAAATACTAAAAATATATTGAATTATAAGAAAATTCCAAAGAAAAATACAAGTTACAACTCCTTAATACCTTAACAAATGCCTGTAGACCAAACAGTTTCTAAAGAAACATTATTCcaacactaaaaaataaaaatacatcaaCTTATAACAAAACCAAATGTAACGAATTATATAAGCATGCCAAAACCGAATAAATTCGCATAACTTCACTTCTTCTTGGGTGCTACAACTTCTGCTTTCTTGACCGAAGCCGCATCGGTTCCATCCGGGTTGAGCTCGTTCCACGCATCGATCCATATAACCATCTCACCCGCAAGCTTCTCAAAATACGGGTCAATCGGGCTAAGCTTCTCCTTCACGAGCTTCGAGAGTTCGACATAACATTTTTGTGGGGTGGTGCATTCTTTAGGTAGAACAACATTTTGGAAAAATGGGATGATATCTTCTTGCCAATAGATACCCTTGTACTCTTTCTTCAAGTTAACAAATGGGTTGCTAGCTTTGCTATGCCAAATGTATGGCAGCCCTGTTTTCACTCCTAGGCCCAAATGGTCACATATCACCTTAGCACACCATCCGGCCCACATGTCGTCGTAGCGGCCAATGGGCTGACCATCACCCATGAGCCCAAAGTACATGGCTGGCCCAATCAATTCCCTGTGGAACCCAAGGTTCATTCCACACATTGGGAACAAAGTTCCCTTTGGGATGGTCAAAACCGCATCCACATACCTACATCAACCATAACTCCATCAATTTAGAGGTTCAAACAAAAGCACATGATCATTTAACTTACGAGAGATCGAGCCTGGCTCGTTTATCATTTATTAACATTtatattaataattattttttacaTTATAATTTTTTCTGCAACATAATATACATTATTTAATaacttatataataataataataataataataataataataaaaataataataataataataataatactaatatttatagaaaaatatttttttaatatatttttttacatTATTGGTGACCAAACTTTTTTTATGCTCAAGCTTATTTAAGCTTGACTTGATTCAAGCTTTTAGCGAGCTGATCTTAGCTCGTTTAAATGATAACGGACCTGGAGTTACGCTCGAGGGGTTTGACGAGCTGAGTAGGGGCATCATAGTCAGGGATGTTGAGCCAGAGGCCGTGCGAGATGGCGGTGGTGACACCTTCCCTTAGGCTGAAGGGGTAGCCCCTCACGAAATCGGCACCTTCCCTGTATGGATCATACAATGTGTTGAAGAAGAAAGGTGTTGAAGGTGTTAGCAGGTTGTGAATGTGTTGAGCCAATGCGTTGATCTCTTGTCCTGATGGATCCTTAGCCACCTTCATTACAATTATAAAGTATtcagttagttagttagttagttaagAGATGAATTTGAGATCTTAGAGACGGATGGTGGGGTGGGGGCGGAACCAAAGGGTCAAGAGGGTCCGCTGATCCGCTTCTGCTAATTTTTCTATATATAAAATCTGAggattttaaaataataataataacatataaAGAAAAGAACTTTTTGTTGATcctgataaaaaaaaattatgtcccATGATTTATTGAAATTTTATATAGAGTATAATGCCATTTTTGTCCATGAGGTCTGGCCACTTTTACGACTTTCGTCCGTGAGGTGTTATTTTCATCCAAAAAAattgaaatcttgttattttcATCTCTGAGGGCCATTTCTCGAGTGACGAAAGTCACAATAAATTGCCAACCTTaaagatgaaaatgacaaaaaaaaaaaaaaaaaaacaaaggtgAAGGACTGTAATGtacaaaaaaaatgttttggaTGAAACGGACAATGACCTGACTAAGTTATAACCTGTCACCGGGATTTGTTGAACTTTTTAAAATATAATGACTTTTTTTCTATAAATAATGACATATAGTGTAAAGAACCTTGTATTGATACGACTAAAAAGCTCTGATCCCGTCACACTAACatttaaattttaatatataaaaaggTTCAGGTTCCGTCACTAGAACAAAGAGAGAGACTTACAAAGCAATCATCATCAATGGTGAAGATATACTTCTTCTTAGAAACAAGAAAACCGAAGCAACGGCAAGCGGAATCCTTAAACGAAATGCAGCTAGCTTTCGGGCCCAAGATCCGATTAATATCATTACGATTATATAGCTCATAATCGAATCCCTCGGGCACTCTAATAGTTTTAGTTGGATCACCATCTTGAACAATGATCAAATGGTAAGGCTGAAAAAAGGCCCTCCATTGCTCCAAAAAATCAAGGTTCCTAATAGTAGGAATAACAATGTCCAACTCATCGACCAACGGCGGCGTTACGGTGGTCGCAGGCACAGACATGGTGGAGATGTTGATGGAATGAGAGGTGTGTGTGGTGAGTTGTGATGGAGTTGAGAAGGTGTTATggttgtgtgtatatatataaacatataagGTGGTGTCACATGGGGAGGGGTGGTGTGACCATGTTAGTTAAAGGGTGAAAaggtgttttatttttatttttttaattattttgtgaCAGCTATTAGAACAAAAATATAGAAAGCAGTTGGGGTAGATCATGAGTGAATATGTGAATGTGCCTCCCTCTTAACGTTGTTGTGCACGTTCTCATTTTGATTCAATGTTTTGAGATAGAATAAGAATTGAATCAAATGCATGTTTATTTATTCTTTACCTCTAATGTAATGTAATTATTGCTTTTAGGGaattgtttgaattttttttcaAGCTATGAAACCACTTAAAAGTTTTAGTTTTGTTCTATTGTTATAAAGTTTTTTCTTTAATAATAttgttagattagattagatgttagaatttatatatttatttatttatttttgaacgataatttggatcactgacggaccactggagtaccATTGTGCCCCAACGGAATCATGCGTGAGGTCGTAAatcgacttaattaatattttctatgttttacattgCAGTCTGAATTTTTCGCATTAACACACCGTAGCTTCAATATTGGTTGTCGCTGACGGTGATGTGGCATTAGTGCTATTCGGTATGATTTTACATTCCCGCCGCATTGTGTCGGGTGGTAAATCTAGTTGaagtaaaaaatataatttaaaacttgaaaaacATCACACATacttttaatttaaaatattatttttttggtCATAATATAAACCAATAAGCATGTACACTCTTTAAACTTGTTTTCCAATTATTCTTAAAATAATTTCAAAACACTCTTTAAACATCACACACACCTTTTGCCCGTTTGAATTGAAAGTTTTGGTTTATTGAAATTTACCTTTAAAAAAAACGCAACCCCGGGTCATATATTAATAAATTAGAGTAAATGTGTTCCTTGTTTTGGTGTTAATTttaaagtttttgtaaaaaaccATGTAACATGCAATGTCGCATTTCGATTAAAGTTTTAATGAATGATGTATAAATGTGTACTTGTTtattgttatttgaattaaatgGTTGTAAGTTTCTAGGATGGTTTTTGTTAAATTGAACTTTCTTTTTTGAAAATAATTTTGTTAAATTGATACTACGAGTAATTGCGTGAGGATCACGTTATAAAAGGAGTTAATTCAGGAAGGAGTTACTTACTTTGCTTGGGTTATGGTGCAAATAAATTAATAACATGGGGCATGTGACCAATAAAGGTAGCTCGCTATAACTCTAAAATCTTGTTTTGTAACGTTAAGTTAGGCTTCACTTTATGCACCTCTTTTTAATTCATACTCAAAATACTCGCTTTAAAAAGATGTTGTAAATTTTACTTTAACTCACTTATTTAGATGCAAAAGGGACCAATAAGTAACCAAAAGCAATAGAGAGATCTTGTTGTTAATTCCTATTACTCATAAAGTGGTATCTTTGTCCATTTAATGAAAACTACATCATTGGGTGGTTCCGTTGTATtacgttatattttttgtataTGATTGAACATGATTTTGGTTTCTAATGTATTAAGATGAACTTAATTTGGATATATTTTCATTTGAACTATTGAATAATAATTAGCTTGTCATTTTAAAAGTTGTGTATTAAACTTTCTTTTTAAATTCGAGTCTAATCAAGCCAAGTCAAGCCAACTCAATAAAAAAACCAAACCAAGTTTGAGCTCTGATTTTCAGCTTAGTTTCAAATCCGAGCCAAGCCGGCttggtttataatcgagccgagcccgagcttgcccTAGCCCTGCTCGTAAAGCCGTAGCTGCAGATCTAATCCCTTTTAATGCACAACCATCCTAATAGTGTCAGAACATATTAATGTTTATAATGATCATATGTGATTGACTTTAGGTAACTTGAATTGTAAGCATAATATGTCCCTTTAATTGTTCACATGCTGTCTTTAATAGGTCATCACCAGCTTTAGTTGGACTGGTCAAACTCTGATTGGTGCCTATATTATGGAATCGCATGGGCCATGAAGTTGGCCTATGTAGGTTTAAGGTGTGAGGATGTGTCGGTTTGGTTATGCGTTATGATCTAAAACCAAAATTGGATGCATATGAACTAGTTTTGGGTATAAAAACcgttaagtgtttttttttttagtttttgacTTAAAAAACAGTTCAATTCAGTTCTCCTACTCAGTACCCAGTCACATAATCCCATGAGAATCATCAGCGTCCTTGAGAATTCGGAGGCTCTCAGTGGCAGTGTGTGAGTAGAAAATTTGGACCATATCACTATAAGTATaaacttatatatataaaaatgaaTAATAGAACGATAAATGAGCCCTAAATAAGCCAAAATTAAAAAGGTTGTTCTTTTACTATTTTTTGTTGGGTTATAAATTTAAATATcaacttttgttttaaaagatatatgtgtttgtgtgtatATCTTTCGGCCCTCTGATATAGTGGGTCACATGCGGTTGCCCACCTTGCAGATGATCTGGGCCGGCCCTGATAAACATGCATAGCCTTTCTAACAATTAACATAGTTGTATCGTTGCCTTTCAATGACAAGATCAAGAAATTTTTCTCCCCTAAAAACAAACCATGTAAATTCCTTCCACAACTACGATATGTAATCTTTTAAACAAATAGAAAAAATTAGAGACGAAATCATACT
This is a stretch of genomic DNA from Helianthus annuus cultivar XRQ/B chromosome 16, HanXRQr2.0-SUNRISE, whole genome shotgun sequence. It encodes these proteins:
- the LOC110915474 gene encoding UDP-arabinopyranose mutase 1 — its product is MSVPATTVTPPLVDELDIVIPTIRNLDFLEQWRAFFQPYHLIIVQDGDPTKTIRVPEGFDYELYNRNDINRILGPKASCISFKDSACRCFGFLVSKKKYIFTIDDDCFVAKDPSGQEINALAQHIHNLLTPSTPFFFNTLYDPYREGADFVRGYPFSLREGVTTAISHGLWLNIPDYDAPTQLVKPLERNSRYVDAVLTIPKGTLFPMCGMNLGFHRELIGPAMYFGLMGDGQPIGRYDDMWAGWCAKVICDHLGLGVKTGLPYIWHSKASNPFVNLKKEYKGIYWQEDIIPFFQNVVLPKECTTPQKCYVELSKLVKEKLSPIDPYFEKLAGEMVIWIDAWNELNPDGTDAASVKKAEVVAPKKK